The Verrucomicrobiia bacterium genome includes a window with the following:
- a CDS encoding response regulator transcription factor has translation MATNVSIVEDNDQLRGTLARLINREEGFRCLSQYPSAEAALEALPNDKPDVVLMDINLPGINGVECVRKLKQLSPTTQVVMLTAYEDTENIFNALAAGANGYLLKRAPRAELLDALREVCRGGSPMTTHIARKVVQSFQKAGVSAQPTENLSTREQEVLDCLSQGFLYKEIAEKLGISYETVHTYIRRIYEKLQVRTRTEAVAKFLRR, from the coding sequence ATGGCGACCAACGTATCCATCGTGGAAGACAACGACCAGCTTCGCGGGACGCTTGCGCGCCTCATCAATCGCGAAGAAGGTTTCCGCTGCCTCAGCCAATATCCCAGCGCCGAAGCCGCACTCGAAGCGCTCCCGAACGACAAGCCCGACGTCGTCCTCATGGACATCAATCTTCCCGGCATCAATGGCGTCGAATGCGTGCGCAAACTCAAACAACTCTCACCCACGACGCAGGTCGTGATGCTCACCGCCTACGAGGACACCGAGAATATTTTCAACGCCCTCGCCGCCGGCGCAAACGGTTATCTGCTCAAACGCGCGCCCCGCGCCGAGTTGCTCGACGCCTTGCGCGAAGTTTGCCGCGGTGGTTCCCCCATGACCACGCACATCGCACGTAAAGTCGTTCAGTCTTTCCAGAAAGCGGGCGTCAGCGCGCAACCCACCGAGAATCTCTCCACGCGCGAACAGGAAGTGCTCGATTGCCTGAGCCAAGGCTTTCTCTACAAGGAAATCGCCGAGAAACTCGGCATTAGTTACGAGACGGTTCACACCTACATCCGGCGCATTTACGAAAAACTCCAGGTTCGTACCCGCACCGAGGCCGTCGCGAAATTTCTTCGCCGCTGA
- a CDS encoding efflux RND transporter permease subunit translates to MSISEPFIRRPVGTTLLAAGLFLLGIVAYKYLPVASMPRVDSPVISVSASLPGADPATMASSCAAPLEKHLGQIAGVNEMTSVSSLGSANVTLQFDLNRNIDGAARDVQAAISAAANDLPIDLPGPPTYRKINPADAPIMIMSMTSDTLPLARIYEYANDIVAQKLSQIEGVSQALVGGGAKSAVRVQMNPAALASTGLGLEDIRTMLSEVNVDLPKGSVDSDRSFAIASNDQLTNVDDYQTLLISQSNKVPIQLRELGNVVEGVENDRQAGWNGTNRAVLLIIFKQPGANVIETVDRIKESMPQIEAWIPPGIKFSMLSDRTTTIRASVNDVEFSLMLTIFLVVMVIFLFLRRFWPTFIASVTVPLALAGTFGAMYLMNYTMDNLSLMAITICVGFVVDDAIVVIENVYRFIEHGEKPMEAALKGAKQIGFTVVSMSLSLVAVFIPLLFMGGLVGRTFHEFAMTLTMAILVSGVISLTLTPMLCSRYLKPDKDYPAPGRFYRASEATFDFVLGVYSRGLKWVLRHQHFMLLLALVTFIATVWLYGVVPKGFVPQQDTGTLRGTTDASQDISYEQMSKLQRRVTERILSDPAVATVGSFLGSGGGASTANNGSMFITLKPLSERDVSADQLIGRLRKKTSDIVGITLILQAVQDVRVGGRFGRAQYQYSLTGGDLEELNHWSDQLLNRMNKMPEIKDASSDEQTRGLQANVVVDRDLASRLGVSPMVVDNTLYDAFGQRQVSVIYEQYSQHHIILEVDPKFQLDPASLSKIYVTTTNGQSSIPLSAVAKFVPSNAYLSVNHQGQFPAVTISFNLAPGVSLGEATELIQHVTEEMRMPSTVQGSFQGTAAVFKDSLSSMPMLAMAALVAVYIVLGMLYESLIHPITILSTLPSAGVGALVALMVCGSELSLVSFIGIILLMGIVKKNAIMMIDFALDAERAENLSPEDAIYKACIVRFRPIMMTTMAALLGSLPLAIGMGNGSELRRPLGIAVVGGLLFSQVLTLYTTPVVYLAFEHMRVRAKAWRERRRAARVDAAAYEAS, encoded by the coding sequence ATGAGCATCTCGGAGCCTTTCATCCGCCGTCCAGTCGGCACAACCTTGCTGGCGGCAGGTTTGTTTCTACTCGGCATCGTGGCGTATAAATATCTTCCGGTCGCTTCCATGCCACGAGTGGATTCGCCGGTGATTTCCGTCTCGGCGTCCCTGCCCGGCGCAGACCCGGCGACGATGGCTTCGTCCTGCGCTGCGCCGCTCGAAAAACATTTGGGCCAAATCGCGGGCGTCAATGAAATGACCTCGGTGAGTTCGCTGGGCTCGGCGAACGTGACGTTGCAATTTGATTTGAACCGCAACATTGATGGCGCGGCTCGCGACGTGCAAGCCGCCATCAGCGCGGCGGCGAACGACCTGCCGATTGACCTGCCCGGTCCGCCAACGTACCGCAAAATCAATCCCGCCGACGCGCCGATCATGATCATGTCCATGACGTCGGACACGCTGCCGCTCGCGCGCATTTACGAATATGCCAATGACATCGTCGCGCAAAAGCTCAGCCAGATCGAAGGCGTGAGCCAGGCGCTGGTGGGCGGCGGCGCGAAGTCCGCGGTGCGGGTGCAGATGAATCCCGCGGCGCTCGCTTCCACCGGCCTTGGCCTCGAGGACATCCGCACCATGCTCAGTGAAGTTAATGTGGATTTGCCCAAGGGCAGCGTGGACAGCGACCGTTCGTTTGCCATCGCCTCGAACGATCAACTCACCAACGTGGACGATTATCAGACGCTACTGATTTCGCAGTCGAACAAGGTGCCGATCCAGCTTCGGGAATTGGGCAACGTCGTCGAAGGCGTGGAAAACGACCGGCAGGCGGGCTGGAACGGCACGAACCGCGCGGTGCTTCTCATCATCTTCAAACAGCCGGGCGCGAACGTGATCGAAACGGTGGATCGCATCAAGGAGAGCATGCCGCAAATCGAGGCGTGGATACCGCCCGGCATCAAATTTTCGATGTTAAGCGACCGGACGACGACGATTCGCGCCTCGGTGAATGACGTGGAATTTTCCCTCATGCTGACCATTTTCCTCGTCGTGATGGTCATCTTTCTTTTCCTCCGGCGATTCTGGCCGACGTTCATCGCGAGCGTCACCGTGCCGCTGGCGCTGGCTGGGACTTTCGGCGCGATGTATCTCATGAATTACACCATGGATAATCTTTCCCTGATGGCTATCACGATTTGCGTGGGCTTCGTGGTGGACGATGCCATCGTGGTCATCGAAAATGTGTATCGCTTCATCGAGCATGGTGAAAAACCGATGGAAGCGGCGCTCAAAGGCGCGAAGCAAATCGGCTTCACGGTGGTTTCGATGAGCCTGTCGCTGGTGGCGGTATTTATTCCCTTACTGTTCATGGGCGGGCTGGTTGGACGCACGTTCCATGAATTCGCCATGACGTTGACGATGGCCATTCTCGTTTCCGGCGTCATCTCGCTCACGCTCACGCCGATGCTGTGCTCGCGCTATTTGAAGCCGGACAAGGATTATCCGGCGCCGGGAAGATTTTATCGCGCGAGCGAGGCGACTTTCGACTTCGTGCTGGGAGTTTATTCGCGTGGACTGAAATGGGTGCTGCGGCATCAGCATTTCATGTTGCTGCTGGCGCTGGTGACGTTCATCGCCACGGTATGGCTTTACGGCGTGGTGCCAAAAGGTTTCGTGCCGCAACAGGACACCGGCACGCTTCGCGGCACGACCGATGCCTCACAAGATATTTCTTACGAGCAGATGTCGAAGCTGCAACGACGGGTGACTGAACGCATTCTCAGTGATCCCGCCGTGGCGACGGTGGGCTCATTTCTCGGCAGCGGCGGCGGCGCTTCCACGGCGAACAACGGCTCGATGTTCATCACGCTCAAGCCACTTTCGGAACGCGACGTTTCCGCCGACCAGTTGATCGGACGGTTGCGCAAAAAGACGTCGGACATCGTGGGAATTACGCTGATCCTGCAGGCGGTTCAGGACGTGCGCGTGGGTGGACGATTTGGCCGCGCGCAATATCAATATTCTTTGACCGGCGGCGACCTGGAGGAATTGAATCATTGGTCCGACCAGTTGCTCAACCGCATGAATAAAATGCCAGAGATCAAGGACGCCAGCAGCGACGAGCAGACGCGCGGTTTGCAGGCGAACGTGGTGGTGGATCGCGACCTGGCCTCGCGCCTCGGCGTCTCGCCGATGGTGGTGGACAACACACTTTACGATGCTTTCGGCCAGCGGCAGGTCTCGGTGATCTACGAGCAATACAGCCAGCATCACATCATTCTCGAAGTGGACCCGAAGTTTCAACTCGACCCGGCGTCGCTCTCGAAAATTTATGTGACGACGACCAACGGGCAATCTTCCATTCCACTTTCGGCGGTGGCGAAATTTGTGCCGAGCAATGCTTATCTTTCAGTGAATCATCAGGGACAATTTCCGGCGGTGACGATTTCCTTCAACCTCGCGCCGGGCGTTTCATTGGGAGAGGCGACGGAATTGATCCAGCACGTGACCGAGGAAATGCGCATGCCCTCGACGGTGCAGGGAAGTTTTCAGGGCACGGCGGCGGTATTCAAGGATTCGCTTTCCAGCATGCCGATGCTCGCAATGGCCGCGCTCGTGGCGGTGTATATCGTGCTGGGAATGCTTTACGAAAGCCTCATTCATCCCATCACGATTTTGTCCACGCTGCCGTCGGCCGGTGTGGGTGCGCTGGTGGCGTTGATGGTGTGCGGTTCGGAACTTTCGCTGGTGTCGTTCATCGGAATTATTTTGCTGATGGGCATCGTGAAGAAAAACGCGATCATGATGATTGATTTCGCGCTGGACGCGGAGCGGGCGGAAAATTTGAGTCCCGAAGATGCGATCTATAAGGCGTGCATCGTGCGCTTTCGGCCAATCATGATGACGACGATGGCGGCGTTGCTGGGTTCGCTGCCGCTGGCGATTGGAATGGGCAACGGGTCTGAACTGCGGCGTCCGCTGGGCATCGCGGTTGTCGGCGGTTTGTTGTTTTCCCAAGTGCTGACACTTTATACGACGCCGGTGGTTTACCTGGCGTTTGAGCACATGCGCGTTCGCGCAAAAGCCTGGCGTGAACGGCGGCGCGCGGCGCGAGTGGATGCGGCGGCGTATGAGGCTTCGTAA